Part of the Labilibaculum antarcticum genome, TTTTAAAAATTTTCCCGGTTTCACAGCAATGAGAAACCGGGAATTATAAAATTTAGAATCACATTTTTATTTAGAAAATCTTAAATCCTATCTTTAATTTTGGATAAGAAAATGCATTCACAAATGTAGTATTCTGATCTGCACCTTGCACACCAGGCATAATCACTGTCTCGGTATGTTGATACATGAAATTAACTATATTAACCTCTAAACCAATGAATAAAGCATTCGTGAAATAATAATCAACTCCACCAACTATTGATCCTCCAAATCCAGTAGCTTCAGCTGTTGCTGTTCCGGTATCACCATCTGTATTTAGAATATAATCACCATTATCCCATTGTAACCACGAAATTTGAGTTTTCTCCAAACGTTCGTACATGAAGTTAAAACGAGCACCTGCATAAAAGTCAACGTTTTTAAGAGCATTTTGATCTTTATTAAAATCAAAATGATAATCGGCACCAGCAGAAATATTTATTTTATAATTCTTAGTTTCTGGAGTACCTTGTATCGCAGGAATTCCACTCCCGGCAATTTGATTTCCATCTGAATCTGTTGCAGCACTGATTCCTTCGTAAGCATCTGCCCCATCTTTCGATTTAAAACCATAAGAACCAAATAAACTTAATGATATCTTATCGGTTAAAAAATAGTTTAACGAAACACCTGCTAAATTGGTAATTGAAGATGGTTCCTTAGTTGAGAAATTATCATCAGCTCCCAACCTGCTAACATAACTACTGCTGCCAAAGTCAGGCAAAACATTAGGATTTATAGCTGTTACATCATTACTTCCCAATACCGCCGAAACTGTTAGGTTTCCTTTTTTTGGTATATATGAGTTGATATCTTCAGATGTAACTTGCGAAAAAGAAACAGAACTTACTAGAAGAGATAAGGAAATCAAAGAAATAATTTTTCTATACATAATCTTTGTTTTAAAATTTTAATTCCAAAGGAAGCCTCCTTATCTGAGGAAACTTCCTTTTTCTTTATCTCTAGTCTTCTAATAAAGCATTGTATTCAGCTTGTCTAGCATCTAAGTCAGCTTTAGCTTCAGCAACCAATAATTTAAGTGTTTCAATGTTACTTTCTGCTTTCACGATAGCTAATTCTTGATCTCGAACTGCTTCAGCTTGACCATAATCTCCAGCCACAATTTCAGCAAGAGTTTTCTCTGCAGCGTAAATATCATCTTCAACATCTTTGATATCCTCTTCTAAGGCTTCAATTGCATCATCAATGTTATCAGTCATATCGCCAAGAGTCGCTGATGTTGTTTCTGCTGTAGAAGTATTATAAATAAATACTAAAGCATTCAAACGATCAATCTCTGTTTTAATTACAGAAATAGCTTCAGCTTCAGCAGTAGTTGCAGCATCAGCAGCTGTAGCTGCATCAGTAGCAACTACATCAGCAGCATCTTTAGCATCAGTAGCATCTTTAGCAAGATCACCAGCAACATCTTCAGCATCTTTAGCATCAGCAAACGCTTCATTTAATGCCTCAACCTCAGCATCAAAAGTAGCTTCGAAAGCATCAGAGATAGCTTTTTTATCATTATAATCTTCAGTTAGAGCAGCTAACTCTTCTTCTAATAACTCTGTCTCATATGTAGTTAAATCATCAGCATCAAGTTCATCTTGCTTAGCATCCATAGCATCTTTAGCAGCTGAGGTTGCATCTTTAGCAGCATCAAGACCATTTTGTCTAGCCGAAACGGTCAAATAAATACCTTTTTCAAAGCTAGAAGCAGCGCCAGCATTATCTGCTACCCAAGTCGTAATATCATCATATGCAGCAGTAACAACATCACCAGCAGCAGTAACAGCATCGGCAGCATCATCTGCAACAGTAGCAGCTTTATCAGCAGCTTCAGCAGCAGCATCTTCAGCAACCATAGTACTAGCTACATCAGCATTTGTCATATTAGTTTGAATTGTCACAGCTACCAACTTTTCAGCTACCTTAGCATCTCTTGAAGCAATAAAAGCATCCCAATCATTGGTTGCTTTTAAGTCGCTTACTACTTTTAAGCTAGCAACATATTCAGCGTTAGAAGTTTTTAAAAGAGCAATTTCTGCTTCTTTATCACCTTGAACATCCATATTGTCAAAAGCATACTTATAACCAGCCAATGCATATTTGTCAGTAACCAAATCAGCATTTGCATCTAACAAATTATTTGTTGCTGTATCCCAATCTCCATAAGCACCTGTGTAAAGACCAAATGCAGTATTTAAATCATCATTTTTATCAGTAACTAAACCATTAGCTATAACAGAAAAAGCATATTCAGCTTGTAACTTCTGTCCGTCCAAAACAATTTTAGCATTTTCAAGACTCATTAATGCGTTAGCTAACTCAACTTTGTCATTCGCCATCTCAAGCATAGCATAATCATAATCTGCTTGCGCTGTTGCAATTTCCATTGCATCTAAAGCTTCAGTTTTAGCATTCGCAAGTTGTGCAGCTTTAACTTCTGCTTCCAAAAGAGCAGCTTCAAAATTCTTATAAGCTACTTCAGCATTTCTAAAGGCAGCATTCGCCTCTTCAAATGTGGCTTTTGCTAGGTTAATAGCCGCTTCAGATTGGAAAACTTCGGCTCTAGCATTTCGCATAGCAGCAACAGAATCAGACTCTTCGTAAGAATCACAAGCAACAAAACTAAGTGCCAACAACCCAAGAGATAAAAATTTTAACTTCATAACGGTTTTTGTTTTATAATTAAAAATTCACATTAATAATAAAACATATTAAGCGTTTTACTTTTGCAACACCAATATATTTTATTCACCGCGAATTTAATACTTATAAACGAAACCACCTACCACTATTATGTATATACGTTGCCAAACATCACAACCAAGTTGTTTAAGCACATAACTGCGTAGTTTTCAAACACAATACAGATACCAACAAAACACACTTTAACAAAACAAAAACAATCTGCGAAAGATCTAAATACCTTATGTTTCAATTTATTATGGATGATTTAATAAGCTTTAAAGCTCAACCTAATGCCTTATGTTCATTTTTCCTAATAATAAAAAAAAGGAAAACTTAATAAGCTTCCCTTTATAATCTGATTCCCAAAATTAGTCTATACTATTTCTTTACCGTGTTTAATGAATGAGCAAGATACTTGAGTCTTTTCAGAAAATCTTTTTTCTTACTTTCTGAAACCTCAACCTCTTTTCCTGAGCTTAAAATAATACGTCCCCCACGCCCTTTTATGTACTGACTAATGTAATTTAGGTTGACCAAATGCTTGTTGTGAACTCTACAGAATATTTCTTCGGGCAATAACTCCTCAAAATTTGACAATACTTTGGAAACCATCAATACAGTATTATCACT contains:
- a CDS encoding BT1926 family outer membrane beta-barrel protein, yielding MYRKIISLISLSLLVSSVSFSQVTSEDINSYIPKKGNLTVSAVLGSNDVTAINPNVLPDFGSSSYVSRLGADDNFSTKEPSSITNLAGVSLNYFLTDKISLSLFGSYGFKSKDGADAYEGISAATDSDGNQIAGSGIPAIQGTPETKNYKINISAGADYHFDFNKDQNALKNVDFYAGARFNFMYERLEKTQISWLQWDNGDYILNTDGDTGTATAEATGFGGSIVGGVDYYFTNALFIGLEVNIVNFMYQHTETVIMPGVQGADQNTTFVNAFSYPKLKIGFKIF
- a CDS encoding efflux RND transporter periplasmic adaptor subunit, producing MKLKFLSLGLLALSFVACDSYEESDSVAAMRNARAEVFQSEAAINLAKATFEEANAAFRNAEVAYKNFEAALLEAEVKAAQLANAKTEALDAMEIATAQADYDYAMLEMANDKVELANALMSLENAKIVLDGQKLQAEYAFSVIANGLVTDKNDDLNTAFGLYTGAYGDWDTATNNLLDANADLVTDKYALAGYKYAFDNMDVQGDKEAEIALLKTSNAEYVASLKVVSDLKATNDWDAFIASRDAKVAEKLVAVTIQTNMTNADVASTMVAEDAAAEAADKAATVADDAADAVTAAGDVVTAAYDDITTWVADNAGAASSFEKGIYLTVSARQNGLDAAKDATSAAKDAMDAKQDELDADDLTTYETELLEEELAALTEDYNDKKAISDAFEATFDAEVEALNEAFADAKDAEDVAGDLAKDATDAKDAADVVATDAATAADAATTAEAEAISVIKTEIDRLNALVFIYNTSTAETTSATLGDMTDNIDDAIEALEEDIKDVEDDIYAAEKTLAEIVAGDYGQAEAVRDQELAIVKAESNIETLKLLVAEAKADLDARQAEYNALLED